ttagtGGTTTTGCTATCATGATGTTTGGTGTGATTTTCTTTCTCGTGTTTTGTGCCGCTGACTCTCCCCTTGGTGTGATTTTCTGTGCATTCATCCTGCTTAGGGTTCGCATGGCTACTTGGGTTTATGGCTTGatgtcttttgtcagttttggAAATTTTCAGCCACTGTATCTTCAAATGTTGATTCTGCCCTAGTCTCTCATTTCTCCCCTTCTAAGGCCCCAGTTACATGTATGTTCGACCTTTCTACTGTATCCCTACATCCTCTGGGTTCCTGTGTGAGCCGTCCTGGTGATTTTCCTTCCACTTTGGCTTCTGTTTTGTTGGCTCTTCCCGCAGCTCCCTAGGGCCCCTTGCTTTGGCACATTTGCTCAGAGCGAGCTCATCCATCCTGGCCACATGCGTCGATTGCCCCCGGGCTATTGACCCCTCCTACAGCTGTTTCTCCATCTCAGACTTTTCCTCCAAGTTGCGGGCCATGATTAGGTTCTAGCTCAATTTGCCaaaagcaaattctcagaaatGATCAAGAATATACTCTTTCTGGCTGGGcccaatggctcacgcctgtaatcccagcactttgggaggccgaggcaggcgggtcaccagaggtcaggagttggagaccagcctggccaacatggtgaaatcctgtctctattaaaaatacaaaaattagccgggcatgatggtgcatgcctgtagtcccagctactcaggaggccgaggcaggaaaatcacttgaacccgggaggcggaggttgcagtaagccaagattgtgccactgcactccagcctgggcaaacagaaGGAGATCcgtctgaaaacataaaaataaaaatacactagtttgaaaaaataaataaataaagtttacaaCACTTTTTGTTGGAGAGGGTGGTCTTAACACCCTTGGTCTGTCTTGAGGGTGTCTGGGTTGACTGGTCATTGTTCTGTCTTCATAAGAGCATTCTCCAGAGTTGTCCATTTGCCTCTGTGACTGTAGGAGTTGGAGAGAGAGGGGTCCTTGACCAAGGAAGAGAAGGGAGCGTGGCTGCCAGAGGGCCAGGAGATGGGGGCCAGAGAGAAGGGGAGACTGAGAGAATATCCTtatgaaaatattgtttattaaCATCTGAATAGGCTATTCAGGAATGCATTCAAAAATATCTTCATGTGTCTTTATCTACACATTGATGAAGATTGACTTCATATTCCTGAGGACACTTAAAATCTTGAATGTTCTCGCAGCTAGATCATTCATGTAAATGGAAAGACAGTAATGAGGAATCTATTTTCGGGGTGACCATCCTGCCGACCCACTCCCCCTCTCTGTGAGCAGTAGCCTAGTCCATGTTGTCCACCGACTCTCTTCTTAACAGGGACCTGGGGCCGAGGCAAATGAAACATTCCTTTAAATGCTGCGAGGAACCGGCTTTTGACAAATTGGCTTTCAACAAATGAGCTGTCAGCTTATTCAGTGCCCAGGGGATTTCTCCGTGTGGGTGTTGGTCAAGTCCTTGGAGCGGGACCAAATAGAAGTCGTCACCGTTTTCCCCGTCACTGTCAGCACCACCGTTTAGACCTCCTGCACCTGAGGCCTGCCgccaccctcctgggcctcctgggGCAGCAGCCCTGCCAGTCTATGGGTTCCATCGCTCTCCGGTGCCTTCTCTCTTCTGCGTAAGCGGTGGTGCCAGAGCCCCCTCACTGGCCCCCCGGCCTCTGTCCTTCTGGCCTGTTCTTTGTGGTGCCGAAAGAGGAACTTTGAAggagtttttaaattatgaagtaTTTCAAGCACAGGGAAAATGTACAGGATAACATAATTAACAGCCCCAGCTTTCTGAAATCTTAACATTTGCCATGTTCACTTCAAATCTTactttttttaaggaaataaaacttgaaaatattcaGTTGAAGTCCTCATTACCCCTTTCCAGTACCATCTTCCTTCCTTGGTATTCTGGCCTCGCTATACCGGCCTCGCCATTCTCATTTGGGTGCTTATCTTTTCCATGCGTGGTTTTATACTTTTACtacttatataattatatacacaaCAGGTAgtgattgttttcttttagagatggggtctcactctgctgcccaggctggagtgcggtggcgtgatggcagctcactgcagcctcgaactcctgggctcaagagatcctcctgcctcagcctccagagtagctgagactacaggcaggtgccaccacacccagataattaaaaaaatttttttgtagggacagggtctcactgtgttgcccaggctggtcttgaattcctcctggcctcaaacaatcctcttgccttggcctcccaaagcgctgggattgcaactgtgaaccactgtacctggcctgcttgtgtttttttaacagctctattgagatataatttacatattataaaatgcaCCATTTTAACTAcatttcaatggtttttagtaaatttactgagTTGTGCAACTATTGCCAtgattcacttttttctttttgtttaaataacagctctattgagatataattcacatcccataaaattcaccaatttaaagtgtacaattcactggtttttagtatattcacagagttgttcaaccatcaccactatctaattccacaGTATTTTTATCAGCCCCAAGGCAACCCTGTACTCATTAGCAGCCGCTGcctatcccccacccccagcccctggcacccactaatctgctttctgtctctatggatttgcctgttctggacatttcgtaATTAGTGGAATCGTACTGAAatctgtggtcttttgtgacttttCAATCCTTATAGTCACCATGTTTCTATAGAGTAACTGCAGGCTAAACTTCGTACTCCACACTGGTCCTAGGGGATCTGCGGAATTGACGAGCACCCACGGATAGTTCACACTGTCATTTCTACAACTTCTAGTCTATGGCTATTCTTGTAAAGCTGTTACAAAAGAGTaactacatataaaatatatatgaatgttggtgtgtgtgtggctggtGTGTGTTTGGGGTGTTCCCAGGCAGACCTGGAGCGGGAGTCAGTCTTTTCCTAGagcctggggagggaggaggagggcagaAGCTGAACCCGAATCTGGTCTAGGTCAGGACCGCTCCCTGTTGGCATGAACTCTGGGTGAAGTACTGAAGGAATCTTACTTTCTCTTTTGCTCCCAAGACAAGCGTTGGTGGAAGAACGGGTGAATGATCGCCTGCAGGGACACCTGAATGAGATTTACAACCTCAAACACAATCTGGCCTGCAGCGAAGAGAGAATGGCCTATCTATCCTATGAGAGAGCCAAGGAAATATGGGTGAGAACCTCCTGGGGGAGCCTTGTGAGAAGACTGGAGAGATGAGCGAATCCATTCTGATACCCCCAAACCAAAGCAAGGCACTCGAGCTGCCCCCTCCTGAGTGTTCAGTGGCCACATACACATTTGTTTCAGAGCTAGCAGCATCTGACCTTTACACGCACGCTCCGCTTCCCACCATCTGGCTTAGCTGCTTTTGCCACTCTGGTGCTGCAGTGCTCACCCGTGAGCCTCTGACTCAGGAGATCTGGGGTGGAGCTGCTTCTGCTGCGGCTGTGGGTGTAGGGAGCACCCTCTCAGAACCCCTCCTTAGACCTGGCTTCCCTCTCCTCACTGTTCCATTTCCATAGCGCCCACCCTCGTCCCTGGGTAGTTGTGTCTTGACCAGGTCCTCAGCTTCGGGAGACAGGGGATGAGGGAGTGCGACTGGGTCAGATGAAGCTTTCCCAGTTGCTGGAGAGCCTGCgccctcccctctgccctggATGTGCTCTAGgctctctgcctgcctcctcGAATACCCACCCCACAGTGCTTGCTGCTCACCCctaggaactcaataaatgacCACAGTTGCGTGCTGACTTCTGGTGCGTGCATTTTCGTCTCCTGCAGGAGATCATGGAGACCTTCAAGAGCCGAATATCCAAGCTGGAGATGCTACAGCAAGTCACCCGACTGGAGGCAGCAGAGCACCTCCAAAGCCGTCCTCCGAAGATGTTGTTCAAGTTCGTGAGTCTGCTCTTCTCACCGGCAGCCATCCTCTTGGTCTTTATCTCCACCTTGTGTGCCTGCCCCTCATCACTGATCACCTCACGCCTGTGCACTTGCACCACCCTGATGCTGATTGGGCTTGGGGTACTGGCCTGGCAGAGGCGGCATGCCATCCCTGCCACAGACTGGCCAGAATGGGTCTCCTCCAGGTGTAGACTGTACTCCAAGAACTCTGGGCCTCCAGCCCATGGACCTTAAGGGGCCAGGAGGGCCACCTGCCTTAGCTTGCtagctccctccctcctcctgggtGTCGAGGGCATCCAGCAAGCCCTCCCCAGACAGCCCCTCCACAGCTCTTGCTTGCCGATTATGTAACCACCAGCCTGGCGAAATGGATATAGACGCCCACCTGCCTTACACTTCCGTTTTGTCAGGATCCTTTCACGCCATCGATAGACATGAGGCTCGGGAAAGATTAAAGTCTATGAAGCACTCTCTCCTCTTTATCCCCCTTGCACCCTCTCGAGACCCAGTGCCTGCACACGCAGAGGCTCAGGTGGTCCCAAACTGCAGTGAAAGCCTCTGTGACTTTGTTGGTTTTGGCAaagataaattacatttatttcacagggatggagaaggagggggaagggagaggtggCCAAAGCCCCGGTGGGCGGGATGGGTAGGAGGCAGATCTCATGCAGGCGACACCGAGGACACAGATGAGACCTCCGTTTTGGAGGCGCTGGAGAGTTCAGAGCCATCGTCAACCTTCTTCCCAAAAAGCTGCAAGATGCAGTTTCGAAACTGGAAGGACAGAAAGTGTTATTGAGCAGAGCAGGAAAGGGTGGAGCCCTGTGCTGAACGTACGTGCCCGAGCCTTCCGTTCACCCATTCCAAACGCCATGGGGGATGGAGGAAGGCTTGGGTTATTTCTCCCTCACATGCCGGGATGTCATCCGACTTAGCAGTTGATGGTGACTACACTGGGTTGAAGTGTGTTCCCCAAAAGATGTGTTCAGGTTAAGACGAGGTCACACTGGAGccgggtgggccctaatccagtgactggtgtcctcataagaaaaGGAATGCTTAGACACGGACACGCAGACAGAGGGAAGATGGCCacgtgaagatgaaggcagagactggggCGACACACCTTGGAGTCAAGGAGTGCCAAGGACTGCCGGCAGCCCTGCAGCTGCTTCTCCCTCTCGGCCTCCATGGGAAATCTTTCCATTTGCCAACACCCTGATTTCAGACTCATGATTTCCAGAACCGTGAGAGAATCCATTTCTGTGGTTTGAAGCCACCgagtttgtggtagtttgtgaCAGCAGCCCCAGGACAGTCATCCACAGTGACAGCTAAGGGGCAGTGGTGACCTGTCCCCAGACTGTCTGGTGAGCGGCTCAGAGAAATGTTAATGAAAAGGCATGTGGTTGTCATGTTTTTTCCAGTCCATGAATCTGGGGCAAGGTGAGGCCTAGGTAATGACAATCTAGCCCCTACCTCATCTCTCCAGGCAAGCGTCTCCCGGTACCAGGAGGGGGTCTGTCTTTGCTGCTTCACCCCAAAGAGATCTGGGCCATATGAATGTCTCAAATCATGTCCTGTGTCATCACTGAAGTAACCGCAATGCTTTGAGGACCCAGACCAAAggcattttctaattatttcaggCCTACTCTTGACGAGTTCTACCTCCCTCTATCATCAAaactctcaaaattaaaaaaatataatggtTGAAATTAATAACATAAGACATGGGATGAACAGCAGAATCAGCTCAGCTGAAGAACTGGGAGATAGGGTTGAGGAATCCGTCCAGCAGCTGCTGCTTGAGCACCCGCTGTGTGCCAGACTCTGTCCTGAGCATAATTTCCTGTCTTCTTGGAACTGCGTTCCAGAAAATTCTCTCAGAATGTGGCAGGACAGGATAATTATGTGGAAAGGGTGAAAGCAAAGTTGGGGGCCTGGTGGGGTCCAGAAGTGCCAACATTTGTCTAGGAGGGGGAGTTCTGGAAGGGAGAATGGAAATAATCCAGTAAAGACAGTACTTGGCAAGATAGTTTAGGATCCCAGAAACCTAGAAAAGATCCTCATGAAAGTCAGGAAACGGGGTTCAGGGATAGAACTACACTCTGGGCATCAGTGTGCTACAGCGAGTTCCCGGAAATCCACTGCAGGCCTGGTCCTACTTACTGTTTAAAAGTTACCAGAGAGAATGAACCCTTAATGAACTCTGCAGACTTGGCTTGTGTGAGTCAAAGCCGAGCCAAAGGGGCTGGAGCCGTTGAGTGGCTCTAAGATGGAGGAGCAAGGAAGAGCCGAGTGGAAGGGATGGACTGGGCCTGGTGAAATGGGAGGCCCCTGCGTACCTTTCTGGCCACCATCGAGTCACATCACAGCTGCGCTTTAATGAAGCTTGTAACCTACAGGAGGTAGGGGGATTTAGGTGTGTGAGCAGCTTGCTGCTGAGGCCCAATATGTCAGCTAAGGAGGCTGCCTCTGGGCAGGACCACAGCACTTCCCCACTGAACTAACCCACGAACTCGTGAAagctcttgaactcttggtcaGTGTAGCCAAGAAGGGCCGACATTTGCTCTTATAGGAAGACAAATTCCAGAGGTTATGCTTTGAAAATGGAGAGATGAGGGTTGAGAAGGGTTGAGTCTGAACAGAAGAGGGGCACATGTAGGGTGGATATACCTAGGGCTCACCAACTCCTAGAGCGTCTGAACGCCAGGGGAGCCCCTGAAGCTCGGCAGCCATAGTTCTAGGGCCACCGGAAAGGAAGAGCACACGGCACACAGACGCTTTGGGAAATGCCATCCTTGGGCTGAGACTATAAAGGATTCCAGAGGGCGCACCTAAGCCTTCTGCTAAGGGCCAGCTGGAGCTCTGACTGGGGCTGGGTCACATGCTGAGCCTTTCCCGGTCATTTCCCTGGGGGGTCCCCCAGATGCTCCGTGGGCTTCTCATCAGAGACATGATTCCAGGTGGGGCCATCACTCTGTCCTTCTAGGCCACACAGTATTTTGAGCGGGATCTGCTGATGGCGTTGCTTACCTGCCGGTTCATAAAGACATAGATAATGGGGTTGTAGATAGTGGCACTTTTGGCAAAGTAGGCTGGCAAGGCAGCCATCAGAGGGTGGAAGGCGTAGCCAGGGTTGGCAGCAGCAAAGCATGCGAAGAAGGTGTAGGGTCCCCAGCAGACGCAGTATGCGAagatcatcaccatcaccatgcgCGTCacttccttctctgccttctgggtggATTCAGACTCTTTCTGCTGCTTTGCCACCTGAGGGAGACAGGGACAGTGAgtcgggggttggggggcagCAAGAGGCAGGTGCCCCAGGCATAGGGAGAtgtgggaaggaggagaggagccCAGCAGCCAGCTTCCAGCCCTGAGTCGTGCATAGCCAGTCCCAGGCAGACATGGCGGCCTCAGGCTGGCCCTGGGGGAGTTATAGAATTGGAGGTGGCACGTAGCTAGGCCTGGCCTAAGAGGACCTCAGAGCTGGATCTAACAAGCTCCTTTGCTTCACCTGATTCCTTAACAGACTGTCCTGTCCTGCGCTCAGGCCTGAGCATGGAGGCCGGACCTGATCACTGGGCGTGGAGAATGAAGGAGCTAACAAGATGGAGATGGCGGGGGAGGCGAAAGCTGTGGCTGGCGGGGTGCCCAATAGGAGTTTCAGAGCAATGCATACACATCCCTCAGGCTTCCTAGGCCAGGTTGGCCACTCTGTGGGCTAAATCCTGCCCTGGACTCATTGTGGCTGAGGGCAGCTGTGGTGGGGTGACTCCTTCATGCCTGGGAGGAAGGAGACGAATGACCTCCAGGCAGAGGCACTGTGGGGGAGGCCACAAAGGCCAGCAACCAGCTGCCAGGGATGAGGGACTGATGGTAGGCAGATGAGTGGGGATGAGAGAGGGACTGTGAGGGCTGGAATGCGGGGACGGCCAAGATAACAGGGCTAAGGTCACATTCTGGAGCTGGGGCTCCACCATCCCAGACTAATACAGCCCAAGCTATGGTTGGGTACGTGTGGGAGCCTTCAGCCCAAGGTGGTGGGGTGAGGGGGCCTTTCACAGGCTCACAGACTCCTCTAGGGAGAGCTCAGCAGGCGTGCCCATCCAATTGTGGGCACAGGTAGCTTCATATAGGAAAGCCACCACCCTGAAAGGGCTCCCACTGCTAACAGAAAGAACCAGCCTTGCTCTCCTCGCTTGCCTGATGTCCCGCAGGGGCTCCCAGTGGTAACCTAGTCTAGGGGTAGGGGGTGATGGCTGTGGACAGGATCAGCTTCCCAAGGCAGAGGGCCAGACatggagggtggagagtgggtcAGGGGTCAAATGGCACACTTGGGTCCACTCCTTGGTCTGCCCCACAGCCTATGAAAGGGACAAGGGTACTCCGGTGGCAGCCTCATAAAAACATGCCTTGATTTGCAGGTGTCATTTGCTGATGTGGCTGCTCCACTCTACTCTGTGGGAAAGGCAGCCTTTCCACCCCGGGGAGAACTGTCCGGGGTCGGGGAAAGGCACACCTCTGTTCCCTTAGCGGACTCCTCCAGGGAGGGAGTGGCAGTGCTTTCCTGTCTCACAGACCTGAGGACAACAGGGCTGGGGCTGAACCTGCAGGCAGTGGTACAGCCCCAAAGGAATCGCCCGATTCTCATTGCTGaatcttaatattttcttataggGGTAGAATCCTCTTCTctaatgatttttgaaaaaaatagtttagGAGTCTCAGTGGACTGATTTGGGAGCAGAGAAACTTAGGGGCAGGAGGGGGGTGAGGCCAGGAGGAATCGGGGGGCTTACCGCTCGGATGGCCAGCCACACTTGGAGGTAGCAGAGCACGATGATAGCCAGTGGAATGATGCAGCAGGTGACCATGAGGACAATCATGTAAGACTGCACCCCGGGGTACGAGCTGCCACTGAACACATCTGGGCCGCATGAAGTCTTCAGGCCGTGGGGCCAGTACCTGGAGAAAAGGGCCAGCAGCCAGTCCTGAGACAGGGTGGGATTCCCAATCCAGGCATGGTGCAGAGtcgggtgggtttttttttcttttttcttttttttttgagacggagtctcactctgtcactcaggctggagtgcagtggcgtgatctcggctcattgcaagctccgcctcctgggttcatgcgtttctcctgcctcagcctcccgagtagctgggactacaggcaccctccaccacgcctggttaatttttttgtatttttgtagagatggggtttcaccgtgttagcctggatggtcttaatctcctgacctcgtgatccgcccacctccaccccccaaagtgcttggattacaggcctgagctgccgtgcccagcctgtttttttaaattgaggtgaaattcacttTGCATGAAATTACCCGATTTGAAGTGGTCAGTTCTGTCGCAGTCAGCACCTCTGCTTCCAGAACATTTGCATCAACCCAAACGAAACCATTGGGTAGGATTTTGGTAAATCCTTGTCCATTTTTAGATGTCAtgcctttcctgtttttaaaattctggtaaaatatacataacataaaatgtaccattataggccaggcacaatggctcacgcctataatcccagcatattgggaggcagaggtaggaggattgcttgagcccaggagttcaagactagcctggaacacgcagtgagatcttgtctctacaaaaaattaaaaaattagccgggtaaagtggtgcacctgtagtcccagctcatcaggaggctgaggtgggagaatcacttgagcccaggaggtcgagggtgcagtgagccataattacaccactgcactgtgccagcctgggtgacagagtgagaccctgtctaaaaaaaaagtaccattATGACCTTTGGTACATTCACGATGCTGTGCAAACATCTCCACTATCTGCTTCCAGGACATTTTCATCTACCCAATCACTCCCCCTTTTTACAAACGGAGTGTGAGGTTCCATCTTGCCCTGACCTTCTGAGAACACCCGTGAAGAGCTGAGTCTTTTATCTGAGGTCAGCTAGGCCATGACTGAAATAAAAGGCCCTGCTCACTGGGTGGCctgaaggattaaatgagataacccgCAGGAGAGCCTCCACCAGGGTCAGCTCGCCACACATGTTTGATAACAGGCAACTGTGTGGGGCATGGCGGCATGAGGAGggtgggagacagagacaggctTTCACAAGGTTTGTTTCCCAGAATGATGGAACGTTCCCAAAAAAAGAACATTCCCTCTCCAAACACCACGAGAACTTATTCACGAGCTTGTTGATAAAACAGTGAAATGCTGTCCATCCAGTCCCTCCCAATCAAACATTTGAGCCACTTGCTTGGCCTGGCCAAGACATGTGCTCTGCAGGCCCAGGTGGATCTATGACCCAAGCAGCCTCTGAAaggtggggggcggggtggggcagcATGTGCAAGAGACCTGGAATGCAAACACACTGTCTGTTCACTGACAGCTGTGTTGATGGCCCGAGCTCCGTGTGCTCCTGTGACCCGATCGTGCTTGGGACAAATATGTTTCCAGAGGTTCGGGGACCACAGATCCATTTCTATGTTGCAGCCACATTCATACATTGATAGGCGTTGCATGCTCAGAGGTGCCCAGAGAAAGGAAGTGATTTGCCTTAAGGTCACAGAGTCTGACCCTGCCGACTCCATCTTGCGCCCTTGCACCCTTACCTGCTCCAACCAAAGATGGGCGGGGCCGTCCACACAGCAGACCAGATCCAGGAGAAGGCAATTCCCACGATGGCGAGCTTGGCATCAAATCTCACGTTGCCGAAGGGCTTGCAGACCACCAGCCACCTCTCCCATGAAATGATGGCCAGGGACCAGAGACCTGTGATCCCTAAAGGGAGAGCAGACAGATGAGGGCTTTGTGCCGAAGCAAAGGTGGAACAGCCTTCAATGTCACTGCTCCCTTCCCCGACCAGCCGAAAGCTTTCAAAATCAGGAGGTGTCCTCCCACCCAGCTGTAAAACCTAAGTCTCCAAAGAGTGTTTTCAGGTCCAGGGTGAGCAGGCCTCTGGGTCAGCTTGTTTCTCTAACTCCTGCTTTCCACTTCCTTCCCCATCTCATTCAGCCTCTCCTCCCACCTTGCTTCCCCACTGACCCCAGCGCCTTACTCTCTGCTCCTCtgttctcctcctctcctccccctttctttcttttcctcttaaaCCTCTGTTGCTCTCCCTCTGGAGCAGGAGCTTAGAGCTCCCAGTTTGGCCAGCGGGTTTCTTGCCAACCCAGTCTTAGAATCTCGAATCTGGGAACAGAACTCAGGGAGCTCTGTCCTCAACCTCCACACATCCAGCACCAAAAGGGAAGCCAGAGCCACAGACACAGTGGCCAGTGCCTGTTCACCCACAGGAGCCCTGTTACCACTTCTCGCCCTCTTGGCCACCAGCCCTTCCTCTAATGACAGAACTCTTGATGGCCACGTCCAGAGCAGCATAGCCACACTGAGCTGTTGTTGTCCGAGCCAAGAGCAAGGAATCAGGCCCTGTGTAGAACCCTGCGTTCCTCCTTCCGGTACACACCCATGTT
This genomic stretch from Chlorocebus sabaeus isolate Y175 chromosome X, mChlSab1.0.hap1, whole genome shotgun sequence harbors:
- the LOC103232820 gene encoding long-wave-sensitive opsin 1; its protein translation is MAQQWSLQRLAGRHPQDSYEDSTQSSIFTYTNSNSTRGPFEGPNYHIAPRWVYHLTSVWMIFVVTASVFTNGLVLAATMKFKKLRHPLNWILVNLAVADLAETVIASTISVVNQVSGYFVLGHPMCVLEGFTVSLCGITGLWSLAIISWERWLVVCKPFGNVRFDAKLAIVGIAFSWIWSAVWTAPPIFGWSRYWPHGLKTSCGPDVFSGSSYPGVQSYMIVLMVTCCIIPLAIIVLCYLQVWLAIRAVAKQQKESESTQKAEKEVTRMVMVMIFAYCVCWGPYTFFACFAAANPGYAFHPLMAALPAYFAKSATIYNPIIYVFMNRQFRNCILQLFGKKVDDGSELSSASKTEVSSVSSVSPA